A DNA window from Phragmites australis chromosome 11, lpPhrAust1.1, whole genome shotgun sequence contains the following coding sequences:
- the LOC133883861 gene encoding IQ domain-containing protein IQM1-like, with amino-acid sequence MGLLSDAWPEVLGVEICNPRTKDSTMVNRVSPPWDEQGKLCFSKGTLMQSLSFKHWEGAEDAVASLDHGSRLSRIYVAVNDDRRDSEMIFTASSSPRVSSSPKCELDAAAVKLQKVYKSYRTRRNLADCAVVVEELWWKALDFASLKHSSISFFNGDKPETAASRWARARTRAAKLGKGLSKNGKAQKLALQHWLEAIDPRHRYGHNLHIYYDVWSRSESTEPFFYWLDVGDGKEVNLEKCPRNKLQSQCIKYLGPKERQEYEVVMESGKLVYKKDGVIVHTSDDSKWIFVLSTTKALYVGQKKKGSFQHSSFLAGGAITSAGRLVVKEGILKAIWPYSGHYLPTEENFREFIRYLEENDVDLTDVKKCPIDKFDEYPLLSKPDAQPDAAVSDDTDGADHNAEGAAADEHMSEPEVDDTREDDDGHRTTGDGNMSEAEEDGTDTHTNTETEEEAQSSEQQQKEELPLPPASGGAAADYGKNHQTCRWSTGTGPRIRCVRDYPQDLQSRALEHVNLSPRLAGSPSRKRDPVPSPRPSPAMILSPRLASVGFQPPTTVSLTLPDFKRSRLQ; translated from the exons ATGGGATTGTTGAGCGACGCATGGCCTGAAGTTCTTGGCGTCGAAATCTGCAACCCGAGGACGAAGGACAGCACCATGGTGAACAGAGTCTCCCCTCCCTGGGATGAACAGGGGAAGCTCTGCTTCTCCAAGGGCACGCTGATGCAGTCACTGAGCTTCAAACATTGGGAAGGAGCAGAGGACGCAGTAGCTTCATTGGACCATGGTTCTAGGCTGAGTCGAATTTACGTCGCCGTCAACGACGACCGGAGGGATTCAGAAATGATTTTCACGGCATCTTCAAGCCCCAGAGTCTCCTCCAGCCCCAAATGCGAGCTCGACGCCGCGGCGGTGAAGCTCCAGAAGGTGTACAAGAGCTACCGGACGCGGCGGAACCTCGCCGACTGCGCCGTCGTCGTCGAGGAGCTCTG GTGGAAGGCGCTGGACTTCGCGTCTCTGAAGCACAGCTCTATCTCGTTCTTCAACGGCGACAAGCCCGAGACGGCGGCGTCGCGGTGGGCACGAGCCAGGACCAGAGCGGCCAAG CTTGGGAAAGGGTTGTCGAAGAATGGGAAGGCGCAGAAGCTGGCGCTGCAGCACTGGCTCGAAGCT ATTGACCCGAGGCATCGATATGGGCACAATTTGCATATTTACTATGATGTCTGGTCCAGGAGTGAGAGTACAGAGCCGTTCTTCTATTG GTTGGACGTAGGGGACGGCAAAGAAGTAAATCTCGAGAAATGCCCTAGGAATAAACTTCAGAGCCAATGCATCAAGTACCTTGGACCA AAAGAGAGGCAAGAGTATGAAGTTGTAATGGAGAGTGGAAAACTTGTGTACAAGAAAGATGGAGTTATTGTGCACACTTCGGATGATTCCAAGTGGATTTTCGTCCTCAGCACCACCAAGGCACTCTATGTTGGTCAG AAGAAGAAAGGGTCATTTCAACACTCTAGTTTTCTGGCCGGTGGAGCCATAACATCTGCAGGACGATTAGTGGTCAAAGAAGGAATCCTAAAG GCCATATGGCCGTACAGCGGTCACTACCTTCCGACCGAAGAGAACTTCAGAGAGTTCATCCGCTATCTTGAGGAGAACGACGTCGATCTCACCGATGTCAAG AAATGCCCGATCGATAAATTTGACGAGTACCCCTTGCTGAGCAAGCCTGACGCTCAGCCTGACGCCGCCGTCTCGGACGACACCGACGGAGCAGATCACAACGCAGAAGGTGCAGCTGCCGATGAGCATATGAGCGAACCCGAGGTCGACGACACTCGGGAAGATGACGATGGTCACCGGACAACCGGCGACGGAAACATGAGTGAAGCAGAGGAGGATGGCACTGACACCCACACTAACACTGAAACCGAAGAAGAGGCGCAAAGTtcagagcagcagcagaaggAGGAGCTGCCGCTGCCACCGGCGAGTGGTGGTGCCGCTGCTGACTACGGCAAGAACCACCAGACGTGCCGGTGGTCGACGGGCACGGGCCCCCGCATCCGGTGCGTCCGCGACTACCCGCAGGACCTTCAGTCCAGGGCCCTCGAGCACGTCAACCTCTCGCCGAGGCTTGCCGGCTCGCCGTCGAGGAAGAGGGACCCGGTGCCGTCCCCCCGGCCCAGCCCGGCGATGATCCTGTCACCGAGGTTGGCATCCGTGGGCTTCCAGCCCCCGACGACGGTGTCACTCACGCTCCCCGACTTCAAGAGGAGCAGGTTGCAGTGA